TTATAAATGCTTTGTTTAGATGCCATATAGATCTATCACCTACTTTTCTGTACCATGTTTAAGTTCTATATTTCTAACATCCTGACTTGTGACTGGATTTTCAGGTGGAACTCAAGGAAGGACCTCTCGAACAGTTTACTCATGAGATGGAACCTTTTTTGCGCAAGCAAGGGATGCCTGTTCGGTTGAACAAGGGTACACAATTGCTTTCAACTATATGCTGTGTCTTGCATGCTCACAAACATGCACACATAAGACCTGAGGtctgttattaaattaatcatggTCTGCAGGTGTGATCGAACTTGTTTCAGACTTTGTTGTCAGTGAAGAGGGGAAGCCTCTGTCCCCTGAGTCTGCTCGCATTCTGGTTAGTTATGACCTTTAACTTTGTCAGCTAGCTAGCATACTCACAATATTTCTTCATTCTTCTGGTTAAAAAAGGGCATGTGGCTGATGTATTACTTCTTTCAGCGCTTGTTAGGAACCAAGACGGCCACCTTCAAGCTTCACTTAATTTGCAGATGGAGCCCTGAGGATTTTGAGCTTTATAGGGAAGGTCTAGAAGATTCAGATGTTGAATCTGCCTAAATCGATGAGTCTTTGAGAGAATACCTGTGTAATACAAGTTAATTGCAGTAGGTGTTGATTTTTTGTGGTTCAAGGTGATAGAGGAGCGCGAGCTGTCTTTTTGTGCCTTTTGGGAAATCGAAGACGCATGTTATGTTATTGTCGAGTTTTACCTTTGAGCTTAATTTTAGCTCCATTTCTTGAGTTCTTCTCAGGGTTCGCATGTGTTGTTGTGCTGGTGATAATTAGCAGTGCAAGAATCATACTTGCAATCTGGATGTTTAATATctcaaaggaaaaacaaaaattccatGGCTATTTACTGCTTTTGTAGAACAGTAGAAACGAATGGTCCTGATCCCAGATAAGCAGTTTATGGTGGCGATCAATTTCTAGAAATTGATGGAATTGGAGTGTCATAAGCTCTTCAGAAAGAAGTGTTGCGGTGTAACAGATTGAACGTGCctggaaaagtattttccggtGCTTGTATATCTGAAGGAGGAAGTCAAGATGTTCCAAACTCCATTATCTCTAGCCCTAAGGAGCAggaaaggagagaaggaaaagaaatggataCAAAAAACAGTAAGGAGAGAAGGGAAATTTTCGTTGGACGTATATTGGATGGAAGAATTCTATTTTGGATACTATTTTACAAGAAAATGTAATAGTAATAAGAAAAGAGCACGAGTTAACGGGTTATTGAGTGAACTCGTGAGTAATCGAGTCAATTTGAACTGATTATTAGCATATCCTTTTTAATTCAGCTTAAAATTTGGTTGGTTCGCAGGATCTCTATAGAAACTCACTCAACTagcaataaattaaaagtaaatgagTCTTTAAATTGTAATTAGGGATCAAACAATCActacaatttaaattttgggtttaatttagaaattgatGAATTCCGCAactcatttttctttaatatttattatttgtaaaatagCATCATActaaacttttcaaaaaatatattttgtgatCCTTTGTTTTcgtaaaatttgatgaaaaagaaaagaaaagttgtcGAAAAATACCTCAAAAATCTATCTAAAAATACATacgcaatttaaaaaaaaaatcaataaaatcatgatattaGGGGgcacaaagaaaaaacaaaaacaaaatagaaaggtAGTGTCATTGCACAAACATATGGGCACCAAGTgtaatttaaaccaaaaaagagTCACAAATTAACCTTCAACGTGTTCTCTCATCTTAACTCTCTGTAGCCTCCTCTTCTCTGCTCTCTCTCAGCATCCAAACCCTAACCAGATTTTCTTGAGCTTCATTCAGCAAGGTAAGACCTTTTCCCCCTCAATCTATCCGTTTCTGCATCttctctcaaaaccctaaccttTTTGGCCTTTTAGTTGACTGTTTCTCACTGGGATTCTTTGAATCAATCTTTCATTCTAGAACTAGGGTTTCGGATTCTATTCaattttttgctttataatttgaCTTATAGGGTTTGATTATGAtcttatgatatttttcttatatctttttatcttaatttagaTCACTTAGcactttcaataaaaataagtttcattTAGATCTGAGAATTTGATGTAAAGATTGTTTCTTTAAGCACCTAATTAGTATCTAATTTATGTAAAGATTGTTTCTTTAATTACCCAATTAGTATTATATTGCTCTTACTGTGAATAgggttgttttttgtttgtgctTTCAGTTATCaaaaccgttttttttttttttttgctaggtcCGTATTGTGCTGGTTATGTGTTTATTCAAGTTATCGTGGATATTGTTTATGTGCAAGCATGATGGATTTGTTGTTTGTGCTTAAAGtgattgggatttttttttttttttggaatgtgGAATTTAAGGATGACAACAGAAGCACCTTTCCGACCAAGGGAGAAGCTCGTTGAGCACCAGAAATATTTCCAAAGCATTCACAAGCACACTTATTTGAAGGGACCTCTTGATAAGGTTACATCTGTTGCAATTCCAATAGCATTGGCAGCCAGCTCACTTTTTCTTATTGTGAGTAGTCAAGTCTGTTCTTTTACATGATAACTTCTGTTAATGATTTTCTGTCTCTTTAAGGTTAGTGCTAAATTTCTCATTGGGTTTCCACAAGACAAATTGTGAACATGTTATACGTTTTTTTCAGGGCCGAGGGATCTATAACATGTCTCATGGGATTGGAAAGAAGGAATGAGGAAGCTGTTTGTGTAATGATCACTGTTATGTTTTCACTGCTCATGTTTTGAAGGATTATTTGCTTTGCATGTGAccagtattatttttaaaattgttaattaataattgcaTAGTTGCTGGCTTGCGGCTACAAATGGGAAGTTTAAACTTCGCCTTGATGCCTTCGTTTTCTATTTGGCTTTTAATGATACATGATTGAATTTCAGGGTTTCCCTAGTTGTTCGGAAGTCTTTCCATgtgttcttattttctttttctctgcttCATTGCATTGAAAGTGACTATCAGTGTGCTTGTAATGACTATTGGCGAGAATTGTCGGGTACCTGGTTAGATTTTCTgtgtattttttaagtttatgcCAGGTTCAGTTCTGTCAGCATTGGAGAGGCAGTTTTTGAGCTGGTGAGCTGTTGGCCGAATCCATCTCTGAGCACCCGATAGGGAAGACTGAAAATGGTGTGATGATATTTTTCTGTATCTTTTTCATTGAATTCCATGTTTTGAGGCTTCTGAACTGAAAATGGAGTGTTGATAGCAACCAGAAGCTCAGTAGTGATGCCAGGGGAATGACATTTTCTGACaagtctgaaaaaaaaaaaagcattttgatGATGCATTTTCTGTGAGAATATGCACCACCATAATCTTAATGTTCTTCTCTGAGGACCGTTTTTAATATTGGCTGGGGAAGGGATATCTCCGGGCATTGGAAAGGTAATCTTGTGGCTGAAATTTTCGGGGTTACCGACGTAATTGTCGTGTCATTTCAGCTTCCCTTGGGATTTGGCCCATATTTTCTCATCTAGGCTGTTGAATTATGTTTTGGATCAAGTCCTTTAGGTCCCAAAATTGGCTCCACGGATTTCGGGTCACTTCTCAATCACTTGATGAGAAATTAAGGGTGTCAagaaattattagatatgttaggAGTATAATTTATATATGGATTCaggatggaaaaaaataaaaattgtttataGATTTCACCATTATGATGAGAGCGGAGGGCAGTGTAATTTCTtgaaattgacttgaaaatttATACTAAATCTCGAGCCTTCAAAGTTACCTTAAGCCCAACCTATTATGTTACTTGTGCTCCAAGATGTTTAGAATTgtcaaagttgttttttaaaaatatattttctaaatatattaaataatattttttttataaaatttatttttaatattaatatatcaagataatttaaaaaatataaaaacataatttaaaaaatttacaaaacatcAGTTCAATGGCAGTAGCAAACACCTTTAAGAATTGCGTTTGAAAAGCGCTTTTCATAAAattccatgcttttctaagcaTGAATGTGCCAGTCATTCATTTCGAAACATTATTTGCtaagagtttgaaaaaaataatttattgttcttgtattattttaatatattttccagcaaaaattattttttaaaaaaatgttatttcaaaaatattttttgtttgaaaatatactaaaataatattttttttttttttataaatttattaaaattaaaacaaaaaaaattcaaaattttataaaattttagttcaACCGCAGCGACAAACACTCTTTGAAAATGTGTCGCGACAAACATTctctaaaaatatagtttaatttatttgatgttttttgaattattttaatgtgttgatattaaaaataaattttaaaaataaaaaaaatattattttaatatattttaaaaaaaattcaatttaaaataccaTAGAAACATGCTCTGATTGTCTAAAAGTAACCATCTctaacttataattattttttactggtatttttattttaaactttggTGAGGGAATTGACAAACAGCTAAGAAGCAATGACCCATTAATATGGACTAATGTTTTGACTTAGTCTTCCATACCCTCTCGTCTGGAATATGGTCCCCAGATGATACAGAAAACGACCGTTGCACTCTCCCTCGTACTCCTCAAACCCtaacaacaataaaagaaaatgtttttttattgtaagaaaaacaaattcaaatttcaaacgtTCAAAttcttgcaataaaaaaagGCTGCCACCTTTTCTTGCAACAGAATAGCTCTTCACTCTCTCCAACAGTTCTTGATCTTGAAAACCGGAGCTTCCATttataatcattgttttttcaCGTCTAGCACCGTTTAGTGCTTACTTTACCATTCAAACAGCTCctcttcaaattcaaattcctgCTTTCTGTTCCATTTAAGACAAgcccatgtttttgttttgattttttagctttcttAGCTTCTTTGATGAAGAAAACCCATTTTTGAGCTTCAAAAACTTACGggttttgattctttttagCTTGAATGATCAAaacccttttgtttttcatgttcattTTATAGAGGAGAAAGTTTGATCAATTTTTGTTCAGCAAAATGAGAGAAGAAAACCCAGttgaaactaaaacaaaagcAACAAGATTTGCTGATCAAAACCAAGCACCAAAGTCACAAAACATTAAAGGAAACAGCAACAACAATGCTTCAAAGATCAAGTCTTCATGGGGTTCACATATAGTGAAAGGCTTCACGGctgataaaaaaaccaaaacacaaacaatcaCAGTAGCAACCAAGAAGCTTCCATTAGCAAGTTCAGATACTACAAACCAAAAGAACCTTCTTGTGAATTCTCATCCAAGAGTGAAAAGATCACTCATTGGTGATTTATCTTGCTCAGTTACAGGAAGACAGATTCACCCACATGCCTACCAGAGTAATCACAGGAGACAATCTTCAGGGTCAAGAGATTTGTTTGTGGAATTAGACCAATTAAGGAGCTTGCTTCAAGAATCAAAAGAAAGGGAGTTTAAGTTGCAAGCAGAGTTATCAGAGCTTAAGAGGAATGGGAGAGTAGTTGACATTGAAAGGGAACTTGaagcaagaaaaaatgaggTGGATGAGCTTTGTAAGAGAATTGGGGTTTTGGAGTCTGAAAAAAGTGGTCTTTGTGAACAAGTGAATGAGTTGTGTTTGATTTCACAGAAGAGAAACGAAGAGGTATTGAAAAGGGAAGGGCATGAAAGTTCACTGGGGAATCTTGAAATGGAAGTTGTGGAATTGAGGAGGTTGAATAAGGAGCTGCAGATGGATAAGAGGAATCTTGCTTGCAAACTCTCTTCTATGGAGTCTCAATTACCTTCCCTTGCCAAGGCTTCTGAGGTAAAAATCAACTCCCGTTCCTCTAGTTTTGGATGCTTTGTTTGCTTGATGAGAAAATGCTTTAgcggaaaagaaaattaagttcgttttttaaaattttgaagctTTCAGTATTAGGGACTTGAAAAGAACAATGGTTTAAGATAAATGGTGTAGAATCTAtggttaatttatttgattttttttctagaaaacaaaatagagcAAATCAATAGATGAAATTGATTAATctaatgatttaatttgtttgggTTTTATATGATTCTATCACTCAATTACCTTCAATGCAAGCACAGAAtttcaatgttttattattttggcattgattaattttgtcttgataatggCTCCTTTGATCCATGGTGTAGTCTATTTCCATTAttagttactttttttattagaaaccAAACAGAGGACCAATGATGTTGATTTGGTGCTATCATAATCTCCTTTCTTTTTGCCTGAAGAGTCTTAAGTTTAATATAACTGGCCAGGTTCCACTACTGAACTCTCTCTTGAATTTCATCAGAGTGACGTTGTTGCAAAAATTAAGGCTGAGGCATCTTTGCTAAGGCACGCAAATGAAGATTTGTGCAAGCAAGTTGAGGGTCTACAGATGAGCAGACTAAATGAGGTTGAGGAGCTAGCCTATCTGAGGTGGGTCAATTCATGTTTAAGAGATGAATTGCGTAATTCATGCTCAACAGTGAATTCAGATAAGTCCTCAAGCCCCAAATCGGTAGAGAGGAGTAACGAATCTTCTAGCTTAATGTCTTGCCAGAGTAGTGACTGCTTGGAATATAATAGTAAAAGgagattaaatttgattaaaaagctGAAGAAATGGCCTATTACTGATGAAGACGTGCCAAACTTAGAATGTCAAGATAAAAATTGGGTGCAATCGGAAGATGGGAGAAGTCCAAGAAGAAGACACTCTATAAGTGGATCAAAGTTCTGTATAGAGGAGTTGGTACCGAATAGGAGAAGGCAATCTGATGGTTTTATGTGtataaaagaaatggaaaatgaagTAGAGCTTGTAAGTTCTGAAAAGTATGAGTTTGATATAATTCAAAGACCTCAAATCCTTGCGTACTGCCAAGAGACCAAAAAAATTGTAGGTCCATTAGATGTTGAGAAAAGGGCTTTGCGTGTTCCAAATCCCCCACCAAGACCCTCATGTTCTGTTTCTGGACCTAAAGAGGAAGGTTCAGCTCAAGTTTCACTCCCACCACTgcctccaccacctcctcctccaccaccacctccaaaGTTCTCAGTGAAGAACACTACTGCAGGAGTGGTGCAGCGAGCACCTCAAGTCGTAGAGTTTTACCATTCATTGATGAAGAGAGACTCAAGAAAGGAGTCTTCAAATGGAGGAATCTGTGATGCCTCAGATGTTGCAAATGTTCGGAGCAACATGattggtgaaattgaaaaccgATCATCACATTTGATTGCTGTAAGTGAAATCTTACTTCTTATCCAAAGGTCAACTACAAATGTTGTTATTGAATAGCTTGCTTGCAATGTGTTAAAAGATaactgcatttttttattttaccatgAAGACACAGTAAAGAAATGAAAGCTTGTATGCTTACAGTTTTCTGGGATTGGATTTGCTGTTGTGAGGATGCAAGTTTTCACTTCTTTATAACTATTATCAGATGGagtccaaaaaaaaatgttctgaaTTTTTCCTTCACGTCGAGTTTTGACATTTTTGTGCAGTAAAAGAAGTTCAAATGCTTAGTAGTAattctgttttgttttcctCAGATCAAGGCAGATGTTGAAACTCAAGGGGAATTTGTCAATTCACTGATCAGAGAGGTCAATGGTGCTGTTTACCAAGACATCGAAGATGTTGTGGCATTTGTGAAGTGGCTTGATGATGAACTTGGCTTTCTTGTAAGTTTTTTTCGTGGTTAGAAACCTTGTCGGAGTCGACAATTTTTTTCCGTTGGGTTTTAGTCATAAGCGA
This genomic interval from Populus alba chromosome 1, ASM523922v2, whole genome shotgun sequence contains the following:
- the LOC118029480 gene encoding uncharacterized protein, with protein sequence MTTEAPFRPREKLVEHQKYFQSIHKHTYLKGPLDKVTSVAIPIALAASSLFLIGRGIYNMSHGIGKKE
- the LOC118029487 gene encoding protein CHUP1, chloroplastic → MREENPVETKTKATRFADQNQAPKSQNIKGNSNNNASKIKSSWGSHIVKGFTADKKTKTQTITVATKKLPLASSDTTNQKNLLVNSHPRVKRSLIGDLSCSVTGRQIHPHAYQSNHRRQSSGSRDLFVELDQLRSLLQESKEREFKLQAELSELKRNGRVVDIERELEARKNEVDELCKRIGVLESEKSGLCEQVNELCLISQKRNEEVLKREGHESSLGNLEMEVVELRRLNKELQMDKRNLACKLSSMESQLPSLAKASESDVVAKIKAEASLLRHANEDLCKQVEGLQMSRLNEVEELAYLRWVNSCLRDELRNSCSTVNSDKSSSPKSVERSNESSSLMSCQSSDCLEYNSKRRLNLIKKLKKWPITDEDVPNLECQDKNWVQSEDGRSPRRRHSISGSKFCIEELVPNRRRQSDGFMCIKEMENEVELVSSEKYEFDIIQRPQILAYCQETKKIVGPLDVEKRALRVPNPPPRPSCSVSGPKEEGSAQVSLPPLPPPPPPPPPPPKFSVKNTTAGVVQRAPQVVEFYHSLMKRDSRKESSNGGICDASDVANVRSNMIGEIENRSSHLIAIKADVETQGEFVNSLIREVNGAVYQDIEDVVAFVKWLDDELGFLVDERAVLKHFDWPEKKADTLREAAFGYSDLKKLESEVSYYKNDPRVPCDIALKKMVALSEKMERTVYNLLRTRESLMRNCKKFQIPSDWMLDNGIISKIKFGSVKLAKKYMKRVATEIQSKAAALEKDPALDYMLLQGVRFAFRIHQFAGGFDAETMHAFEELRNLAHLLNKK